DNA from Candidatus Margulisiibacteriota bacterium:
TTGACTGGCAGGACTTCTGCGCGCGCCAAGGATCATGCGCGTGGTCGCCAGCCAATGTGTTGACGAGGAGCGACGCTTTGCCAGACGGAGACCAACCGGATCAGACTGGCGCGAATAAAACGATTCAGATCGAGCATACGAATTCCGCGCAGGTAAAAAGAGGGCGCGTCTTAAAATTATTTTGTGAGACAAAAAAAACTCTGGCGATTTTAAGGAAATGGAACACCCGCGAGATGAGGATGGGAAGTTCACGTCTAGCGGAAATGGTTTTGGTGGTATAAAATCAGACAAAGAAAAGAAATCGGAAATACGTCAAGCATGGATGCTAAAAAGCAAAAGCAAGAAATTATTAGCCGTTTGGATAAAGATTTTGTAGAAGCCGCAGACAGAATGTTTGAGGATGCAAAAAACAACAAAGGATTAGACAAATTAGACGAGAAATCATATCGAAAAGTGGACAAAGAGGAGGCGGCAAAAATCAAAGAAAAAACCGGGCTAGATGTTGAGGGTTTTGAACACCAAATAACAAATACAGATTTTCGGCATATATATCTTGACCACGGCGACCCTAAAAAGGAAATTCCTATGGGGCAAATTGCGATTACAAACGATGATCTAAAGTTAATTCCAGAAATAACCAAAAATTATGATGATGTAGAGTTAAGCAAAAACACATCAAAATCAGATGAACGAAAAATATTGATTTACAAGAAAAAAATAGACCACGAGTATTACTATCTTGAAACTGTGGGTGGTAAAAAGAATCGGGTATTAAGGCCAAAAACTCTGTATATAAAAAATGGACGGAGAAAAGCAGTCGATGTACATTAGCCTTAGCCAACCCTCAACCTTTACGTCCAAGACGCTCTTTCCTCCGTCGTTAATAATATTCTACCCCCTAAGGAGTAAATGTCAATATATATTGGGTTGCGCTACTTAACGAGATGGCTAATGTGTTGACAAAGCACGTCAGTTGACTTTCATCACATAGATGACCGCAAAATATTTTGGCACAATGGGAACGGCCGTCTGCGGACTGCCGCCGCCGCCAGTGACAGTAATGTTTGTTATCGATGTATCAACACCAGCAAGGTTAGAGCTATATTTATATACGCCGTTAGAGGCATTATTTGTATCATTTCCGGAATTAGCTGAAGTAGTACCACTATAGTATCTTAGTTTATGGCTATGTCCAGGATCATTAACCGTATGTGCATGCCCCGGCAAGTTGCTGGCCGTTAGTGTCACGCTGTCGCCGCCAATCGCATCCGTCCCGCCATCAGGCATGCCGCGCAGGAATAAGTTAGTCAGATTCGGTGTGCCATTATTGCCGTCGCATATTTTCCATTTGGCTCTGAATGCGGCGTCGGAGGTGTTGTAATAAGTCTTATTATGCATAACTATTATCGTGCCAGTGGGTAGTTCTATTCCGCTCAAAGCAGTGGCCAGCGCTTTTTCTGTGGGTATCTTGTCCTCGCTGGCGTTCGCCGCGCTCTCTACGGTCGTGGTTCTGGTCAATGCGCCAAATGTCCCAGCCGTCCCGGAATAAGCCACGATATTTTTGGCTATGCCGGCGGCGATCTTATCCTGCTTGCCATTCCTCAGCGCGTCGAGATTTTTCCCGGCCAGTTTAGCTGACGGGTAATAACTGTCACTGGAATTAGCGGTCAAAGTATCCACCGTGTTATCCGTTGAAGAGACCTGCTTATTCGCCACATTTTCTCTGGTGTGCAAAGCCGCCCGCATACCCTCAGCCGAAAGCTTTTGGCCCTCATCGATATTATAACTCACCGCTTTGAAATCCGTATCCGTCGTGTCGGTATAATTGCCTGCGTTTGTCATAAAGATACCCCCTTGAAATCGCTTATTACCACTTGATGTAATAATTTACCACATGATGTATTAAAAGTCAACCCGTAAAAAACTAATCTGAAAAACACTTGAAATGAGGCGGTTTATTATTAAAAAAATGCGAAAAAAGGCCAGAAAATCCCAGCCAGACCGGGATTGGGCTAAACTGTATTCCACTGTGGTCTGCCCCGAATTCGCGCAATTAGGCGGCAAACTGGAAAACATCCGCGCGGCCAAAAATTTAACCAAAGAAGATTTTGCCAATGAATTAAACATCGGCATTTTTCATTATTACAGGATCTCGCGGGGCACCGCTAAACTCTCGCTTTTGACTGTTTTAAAAATCGCAAAAATTCTAGGACTCCGGGTAAACGAACTTCTGGAATTTTAAAAGTTTTATCATTTAGCCTCTAACCAATTTTTACCAATAGCTGTATTTACCGCGAGAGGCACTTTAAGCTCATACACCGAGATCATTATTTCATGGACTAAAACCTCGACTTCCGCCGCTTCGGACTCCGGCAGGTCAAAGACCAATTCATCATGCACCTGCAGAATCATTTTGGCCTTAAACTTTTTTTCTTTCAGCGCGCGCGCGGTACGCAGCATGGCGATCTTGATCAAATCCGCCGAAGTGCCCTGTATCGGCATATTGATCGCGGCGCGCTCGGCCATGGCGACCACCTGTTTATTTCCGGTTCTCAATTCAGGAAAATGCCGGCGGCGGCCCAGCAGAGTTGTAACAAAGCCCTGCTTGTGCGCCAGCGCGATGGTGTCGTCAATATATTTTTTAATACCCGGGTACATGGCAAAATAATTGTCGATGAATTGCTGCGCCTCGTTCTGCGGAATACCGACATTGCGCGCCAGCCGCCGCGCCGAC
Protein-coding regions in this window:
- a CDS encoding helix-turn-helix transcriptional regulator; this encodes MRKKARKSQPDRDWAKLYSTVVCPEFAQLGGKLENIRAAKNLTKEDFANELNIGIFHYYRISRGTAKLSLLTVLKIAKILGLRVNELLEF